A region from the Cyprinus carpio isolate SPL01 chromosome A8, ASM1834038v1, whole genome shotgun sequence genome encodes:
- the LOC109106023 gene encoding L-rhamnose-binding lectin CSL2-like, giving the protein MYTFDSDSRSMFSLRVLLLTLVLLNFRLLTSAETVVTCDGFVQHLSCDTGVISVQSATCGRTSSQICSVGRPPSETSNTQCSIDVPAIFKRCNGLRECEFNTQGLAPKDPCFGTYKYYTTNYICIPAETSVTCHGGYGYLKCENGRIQINTANYGRTDKTTCSEGRPSEQLQNTNCYSPNALAPVSKSCNGLESCEVCATHTVFTDPCFGTYKYLAISYFCLPSGVCSSIVCEHESTALNCDDGTVISIHSANYGRTDSTTCSTGRPASQLAKTDCYALNSQTVVTSGCEGKKKTTAPYWPPTVSSRIHVSAHSSIFTSHTSAC; this is encoded by the exons ATGTACACTTTTGACAGCGACAGCAGAAGTATGTTCTCTCTCCGTGTCCTCCTGCTTACCT TGGTGCTTCTGAACTTCAGATTGCTGACATCTGCag AGACTGTAGTTACATGTGATGGGTTTGTCCAGCATCTCAGTTGTG ATACTGGGGTGATCAGTGTACAATCAGCAACCTGTGGCCGCACAAGCAGCCAAATTTGCAGCGTTGGACGACCACCGTCTGAAACATCTAATACTCAGTGTTCAATAGATGTCCCTGCGATCTTCAAACG GTGTAATGGACTGAGAGAGTGTGAGTTTAACACTCAAGGACTGGCACCAAAAGATCCATGTTTTGGCACCTACAAGTACTACACTACCAACTACATTTGCATCCCAGCAG AAACAAGTGTGACTTGTCATGGTGGATACGGTTATTTGAAATGTG AAAACGGTAGGATTCAGATAAATACTGCAAACTATGGACGTACAGATAAAACCACCTGCTCTGAAGGACGTCCATCTGAACAGCTCCAAAACACCAACTGCTATTCACCCAATGCATTGGCTCCTGTGTCCAAAAG TTGCAATGGTCTGGAAAGCTGTGAGGTGTGTGcgacacatacagtctttactgatCCCTGCTTTGGCACATACAAGTACCTCGCGATCTCTTATTTTTGCCTCCCATCTGGAGTTt GTTCAAGTATTGTCTGTGAACATGAGTCGACTGCCCTGAACTGTG ATGATGGGACTGTCATAAGCATTCACAGCGCTAACTACGGCCGTACTGACAGCACCACGTGCTCTACTGGGCGACCTGCTTCTCAGCTTGCCAAAACTGACTGCTACGCCTTGAATTCTCAGACAGTGGTCACTAGTGG atgtgaagggaaaaaaaaaacaactgctcCATATTGGCCTCCAACAGTGTCTTCTCGGATCCATGTGTCGGCACATTCAAGTATCTTTACATCTCATACTTCTGCGTGTTAA
- the LOC109105987 gene encoding 14-3-3 protein beta/alpha-B produces MDKSDLVQKAKLAEQAERYDDMATAMKSVTEGGVELSNEERNLLSVAYKNVVGARRSSWRVISSIEQKTEGNEKKQQMAREYREKIETELQDICNDVLGLLEKYLIPNASQAESKVFYLKMKGDYFRYLSEVASGESKTTTVENSQKAYQDAFEISKKEMQPTHPIRLGLALNFSVFYYEILNSPENACHLAKTAFDEAIAELDTLNEDSYKDSTLIMQLLRDNLTLWTSENQGDEAGDNEN; encoded by the exons ATGGACAAGAGTGACCTGGTGCAGAAAGCCAAGCTTGCAGAGCAGGCCGAGCGCTACGATGACATGGCAACCGCTATGAAGTCTGTTACCGAGGGTGGTGTGGAGCTCTCCAATGAAGAGCGCAACCTGCTCTCTGTGGCGTACAAGAACGTGGTGGGCGCCCGTCGCTCCTCCTGGCGTGTGATCTCCAGCATCGAGCAGAAGACCGAGGGGAACGAGAAGAAGCAACAGATGGCACGCGAGTATCGTGAAAAGATAGAGACTGAgctgcaggacatctgcaatgaTGTGCTG GGTCTTTTGGAGAAGTACCTCATTCCCAATGCTTCTCAGGCAGAGAGCAAGGTGTTTTACCTGAAAATGAAAGGCGATTACTTTAGATACTTATCTGAGGTTGCGTCTGGAGAATCCAAGACCA CCACGGTTGAGAACTCTCAGAAGGCTTACCAAGATGCTTTTGAGATAAGTAAGAAGGAAATGCAGCCTACACACCCTATACGGTTGGGTCTTGCCCTcaacttttcagttttttactACGAGATCCTCAACTCTCCTGAGAATGCCTGTCACCTCGCTAAGACG GCTTTTGATGAAGCCATTGCTGAGCTTGACACTTTAAATGAGGACTCCTACAAAGACAGCACCTTGATCATGCAGCTTCTAAGGGACAACCTCACT CTTTGGACATCAGAAAACCAGGGCGATGAAGCAGGCGACAATGAGAACTAG